A genomic stretch from Pirellulales bacterium includes:
- a CDS encoding diguanylate cyclase: MNRPADQFAFAHHLPGGLPPVVLPAAPPRSLAPQATAPLPMPPSAPQAKPASNASADSSQRIDERLSELNSLLERLEKPVGALGGPGGSLEGDTGLAVENYLVQARLGMAGGLYLALRCKHTPTASHSLRVALGCSAWATALNLAEPMHDAIEIAALLHDVGKIGVPDRVLLKPGPLTSEEAVMMERFRAMTLQVLAACSASDEVLNIVAHSSAWYDGSRSKDRTAGEQIPLGSRLIAIMDAFDSMTCNQIYRPAFSHERAVKELQSAAGTQFDPRLVACFADLQEHDMKRLHRRMAAQWLQALDPAAAATSWRPSIPEGGLHLAAEDNLFQQKLLDNMYDGVVFLDGDLQITLWNRGAERLTGFDSSAVLHRHFIPSMLHMRDQNGDRFSDAECPVAHSLQTGVQSRLRLTIRGRNQEDVTIDAHIIPVASSEGTLHGVTLLLHDASPETSLEERCQALHEKAIRDPLTQLANRAEFDRVQGLFIEAHSQRGLPCSLIICDIDHFKHVNDTWGHPAGDDVIRSFAQLLKSSCRSGDLVARYGGEEFVMLCADCNVATAFDRAEGIRRGFAALPQPVTGGRSITASFGVTQTQTGDTSATLLNRADRALLSAKESGRNLVVQLGAANDTAEQPPRRWWQFWQSTLPDALIEQDLITTVPMKVTIEKLRGFVADQRANVETIEDSRICISIQGGPVTFNRRSNDRGTPLLMELSLAEEQVRGANASSNITGTVTRTRIHVVVRPKRNRDRRRGGAVERARGVLNSLRSYLMATEDHGRAGDDENVLRRATHMLVPWLLNKDERR, translated from the coding sequence ATGAATCGCCCCGCCGATCAATTCGCGTTCGCGCACCATCTACCGGGCGGCTTGCCGCCGGTGGTGCTGCCCGCCGCGCCGCCTCGATCGCTGGCGCCGCAAGCAACAGCGCCTTTGCCCATGCCGCCTTCCGCTCCACAGGCGAAACCCGCATCGAACGCGTCGGCCGACTCAAGCCAGCGGATCGACGAGCGCCTCAGCGAACTGAACTCGCTGCTCGAGCGGCTGGAAAAGCCGGTCGGCGCCCTCGGCGGCCCGGGCGGATCGCTCGAAGGCGATACCGGCTTGGCCGTGGAAAACTATCTGGTGCAAGCGCGGCTCGGAATGGCCGGCGGGCTCTATCTGGCCCTGCGCTGCAAGCACACGCCGACGGCAAGCCATTCGCTCCGCGTCGCGCTCGGCTGCTCGGCTTGGGCCACGGCCTTGAACCTCGCGGAACCGATGCACGATGCGATCGAAATCGCCGCCCTGCTGCACGATGTCGGCAAGATTGGCGTGCCCGACCGCGTGCTGCTCAAGCCGGGTCCGCTCACCAGCGAAGAAGCGGTGATGATGGAGCGCTTTCGGGCGATGACGCTGCAGGTGCTGGCCGCTTGCTCGGCGTCGGACGAAGTGCTGAACATCGTGGCCCATAGTTCGGCCTGGTACGACGGCAGCCGCTCGAAAGACAGGACGGCGGGCGAACAAATTCCGCTCGGCTCGCGATTGATCGCCATCATGGATGCGTTCGATTCGATGACGTGCAACCAGATCTATCGCCCCGCGTTCTCGCACGAACGGGCCGTGAAAGAGTTGCAGAGCGCGGCGGGCACGCAGTTCGATCCGCGGCTTGTGGCCTGTTTCGCCGATCTGCAAGAACACGACATGAAGCGGCTACACCGCCGCATGGCGGCCCAATGGCTGCAAGCGCTCGATCCCGCCGCGGCGGCAACCAGTTGGCGTCCCTCGATTCCCGAAGGAGGATTACACCTCGCCGCCGAAGACAATTTGTTTCAGCAAAAGCTGCTGGACAATATGTACGACGGCGTGGTGTTTCTCGATGGCGATCTGCAAATCACGCTCTGGAACCGCGGCGCCGAACGCCTGACCGGTTTCGACTCAAGCGCCGTCTTGCACCGCCATTTCATCCCCAGCATGCTCCACATGCGCGACCAGAATGGCGATCGCTTCAGCGACGCCGAATGCCCCGTCGCCCATTCGCTGCAAACCGGCGTGCAATCGCGGTTGCGGCTGACAATCCGCGGGCGGAACCAAGAGGATGTGACCATCGATGCACACATCATTCCCGTGGCATCGAGCGAAGGCACGTTGCACGGCGTCACGCTGCTGTTGCACGACGCCTCGCCGGAAACGTCGCTGGAAGAACGCTGCCAGGCGTTGCATGAAAAGGCGATCCGCGATCCGCTCACGCAGTTGGCCAATCGCGCCGAGTTCGACCGTGTGCAAGGCCTGTTCATCGAAGCCCATTCGCAACGCGGATTGCCTTGCAGCCTGATCATCTGCGATATCGACCATTTCAAACACGTCAACGACACCTGGGGCCATCCGGCCGGCGACGATGTGATTCGCAGCTTCGCCCAATTGCTCAAAAGCTCGTGCCGCTCCGGCGATCTCGTGGCGCGCTACGGCGGCGAAGAATTCGTCATGCTCTGCGCCGATTGCAACGTGGCTACGGCGTTCGATCGGGCCGAAGGGATTCGCCGCGGTTTCGCCGCGCTGCCCCAGCCCGTCACCGGCGGCCGGTCGATCACGGCCAGTTTCGGCGTCACGCAAACGCAGACCGGCGACACCTCCGCAACGCTGCTGAATCGAGCCGACCGAGCGCTCTTGTCGGCCAAGGAGTCGGGCCGCAACCTGGTCGTTCAACTCGGCGCCGCCAACGACACCGCCGAACAACCACCCCGACGCTGGTGGCAGTTCTGGCAGTCGACGTTGCCCGATGCGCTGATCGAGCAAGATCTGATCACCACCGTGCCGATGAAGGTGACGATCGAGAAACTGCGCGGCTTCGTGGCCGATCAGCGGGCCAATGTCGAAACGATCGAAGACAGCCGCATTTGCATTTCAATCCAGGGGGGCCCGGTCACGTTCAATCGCCGCTCGAACGACCGCGGCACACCGCTGTTGATGGAGCTTTCGCTGGCCGAAGAACAAGTGCGAGGCGCCAACGCAAGCTCGAACATCACCGGCACCGTGACCCGCACACGAATTCATGTTGTCGTGCGGCCGAAGCGCAACCGCGATCGCCGTCGAGGCGGCGCGGTCGAGCGCGCCCGCGGTGTATTGAATAGCCTGCGATCCTATCTTATGGCCACGGAAGACCACGGCCGTGCCGGCGACGATGAAAACGTCCTCCGCCGCGCGACTCACATGCTCGTCCCATGGCTATTGAACAAGGACGAGCGGCGGTAG
- a CDS encoding PDZ domain-containing protein — translation MKRISLVLSVAAIMLAAVSIASAQTSPAQNTAAQNTAAQKSPATRQNNSGQQQASSQANEQNQQNDRAFLGVAYEPVPKAIASQLASGFPQLAHGSGVLITQVMHNSPAAKGGIKPYDLVTEVNNKPIKSADELMKMVSQEKPGEKLALQIVRASKAENLNVTLGERPIVRGQAPENSAENDQNENAEGNDQASQGNVAAELESFDALSLERTGKDQFKAEIKFRDKQGKIDTRTFQGNREEIRKDILSQNDLPKSERHQLLGSLRLPMELLPANSQQSGSQESGTQTKSGNSSQAKGTRENGNPSNSTH, via the coding sequence ATGAAGCGAATCTCATTGGTGTTGTCAGTCGCCGCGATCATGCTCGCCGCAGTTTCGATCGCATCCGCCCAGACCAGTCCGGCCCAAAATACTGCGGCCCAAAATACTGCGGCCCAGAAGAGTCCGGCCACCCGCCAGAACAATTCGGGACAACAGCAGGCCAGCAGCCAAGCGAACGAACAGAATCAACAAAACGACCGTGCGTTTCTCGGCGTCGCCTACGAGCCTGTCCCAAAGGCCATTGCCAGCCAACTCGCGAGCGGCTTCCCGCAGCTTGCGCACGGCTCTGGCGTCTTGATCACGCAAGTCATGCACAATTCACCGGCCGCCAAGGGAGGCATCAAGCCCTACGACCTCGTGACCGAAGTGAACAACAAGCCGATCAAATCGGCCGATGAACTGATGAAGATGGTCAGCCAGGAAAAGCCGGGTGAAAAGCTCGCACTGCAAATCGTCCGCGCCTCCAAGGCCGAGAATCTGAATGTTACGCTCGGCGAACGGCCGATCGTCCGTGGCCAAGCCCCGGAAAATTCCGCGGAAAACGACCAGAACGAAAACGCCGAGGGGAACGACCAAGCCTCGCAGGGCAACGTCGCAGCCGAGTTGGAATCGTTCGATGCCCTGTCGTTGGAGCGCACCGGTAAAGATCAATTCAAGGCCGAGATCAAATTCCGCGACAAGCAAGGCAAGATCGATACCCGCACGTTCCAAGGAAACCGCGAGGAGATCCGCAAAGACATCCTGTCGCAAAACGATCTTCCCAAGAGCGAACGTCATCAGTTGCTCGGCTCGCTCCGCCTGCCGATGGAACTCTTGCCCGCCAATTCCCAGCAATCCGGATCGCAAGAAAGCGGCACCCAGACGAAATCCGGCAATTCCTCGCAAGCGAAGGGCACGCGAGAAAACGGCAACCCGTCAAACAGCACGCATTGA
- a CDS encoding PilZ domain-containing protein, whose protein sequence is MTTPATPSTPGQKSLPLTSAGEIGCFVRDIVFAVQGYDGVERRAEPRFAISIPVEVTPYDVDPLRAHPKFVAVTRDISASGVTFLHTTSIEETYWLLKFAHPRARGVRLVLEVLYRRPIGPLWEIAGRFVTEPR, encoded by the coding sequence ATGACGACGCCAGCCACTCCATCGACTCCCGGACAGAAGTCTCTTCCGCTAACCTCCGCGGGAGAAATCGGATGTTTTGTGCGCGACATCGTGTTCGCCGTGCAAGGCTACGATGGAGTGGAGCGCCGCGCCGAGCCCCGCTTTGCAATTTCGATTCCGGTGGAAGTAACTCCCTACGACGTCGACCCGCTACGAGCGCATCCGAAGTTCGTCGCCGTCACGCGCGATATTTCCGCGTCGGGCGTCACCTTCCTGCATACCACCTCGATCGAAGAGACTTATTGGCTACTGAAATTCGCACATCCGCGAGCACGCGGCGTTCGGCTTGTGCTTGAGGTTCTCTACCGCCGCCCGATTGGCCCGCTCTGGGAAATCGCCGGGCGGTTTGTCACCGAGCCGCGCTGA
- a CDS encoding DUF1552 domain-containing protein codes for MNRTVASALTRRVFLRASGVSLALPFLDAMMPRGWGAAAARQPRRMVCICTALGMHGPLFFPSGIGRDFKESPYLEALKDHRGDYTVFSGFAHPGNEAGGHNSEVTFLTAAPNPQLAGFRNSISVDQFVAEKLGAVTRFSSLILGVENSNISVNRSGVVLPAETKPSKVFAKLFLDGSPDEVRQEMDRLNEGRSILDAVSDDAKRLGGRVGAADRDKLDEYFNSVREMERRLQAMQAWSKKPKPKVSASVPRDVQNAADVIGKMDLLFDLMPLALQTDSTRVVTIHIGGDDYVMPIPGVTMGHHALSHHGQEPEKIAQLRRVEEAMMKSIGGLIAKLKTTKEGGESILRNTSVMFGSNLGNASSHSTNQLPILLAGGRFKHGQHLVVAPKGDLKNSAPLSNLFVSMMQSMGIEQEKFGTSTGTVTGLDAG; via the coding sequence ATGAACCGCACGGTCGCCTCTGCTCTCACTCGCCGCGTTTTCCTGCGTGCCAGCGGAGTTTCACTGGCGTTGCCGTTTTTGGATGCCATGATGCCGCGTGGTTGGGGCGCCGCGGCTGCGCGGCAACCGAGGCGCATGGTTTGCATTTGCACGGCCCTGGGCATGCATGGCCCGCTCTTCTTTCCAAGCGGCATCGGCCGCGACTTCAAAGAATCGCCGTATCTCGAAGCGTTGAAAGACCATCGTGGCGACTACACGGTTTTCAGCGGCTTCGCCCATCCGGGAAACGAAGCCGGCGGCCACAATTCGGAAGTGACGTTTCTCACTGCGGCTCCGAATCCGCAGCTCGCCGGCTTTCGCAACAGCATCTCGGTCGACCAATTCGTGGCGGAGAAACTGGGCGCCGTCACGCGATTCTCGTCGCTGATTCTGGGCGTGGAGAATAGCAATATCTCGGTCAATCGTAGCGGCGTCGTGTTGCCGGCGGAAACCAAACCGTCGAAGGTGTTCGCAAAACTGTTTCTCGATGGCTCGCCCGACGAAGTGCGGCAAGAGATGGATCGCTTGAACGAAGGGCGCAGCATTCTCGACGCGGTGAGCGACGATGCCAAACGCTTGGGCGGCCGCGTCGGAGCGGCCGACCGCGACAAGCTCGATGAATACTTCAATAGCGTCCGCGAGATGGAGCGCCGCCTCCAGGCGATGCAAGCCTGGTCGAAGAAGCCGAAGCCGAAGGTGAGTGCATCGGTGCCGCGCGACGTGCAGAATGCCGCCGACGTTATCGGGAAAATGGATCTGCTGTTTGACCTCATGCCCTTGGCGCTGCAGACCGACAGCACCCGCGTCGTGACGATCCACATCGGCGGCGATGATTATGTGATGCCCATCCCGGGCGTCACGATGGGCCATCATGCCCTCTCGCACCACGGTCAGGAGCCGGAAAAAATCGCACAGTTGCGACGGGTCGAAGAAGCGATGATGAAATCGATCGGCGGCTTGATCGCCAAGCTAAAAACGACGAAGGAAGGGGGCGAATCGATCCTGCGCAACACCTCCGTCATGTTCGGCAGCAATCTCGGAAACGCCAGCAGCCATAGCACCAATCAACTGCCGATCCTGCTGGCCGGCGGACGCTTCAAGCACGGACAGCACCTCGTCGTCGCGCCGAAGGGCGATCTCAAGAACAGCGCGCCTCTCAGCAACCTGTTCGTTTCCATGATGCAAAGCATGGGCATCGAACAGGAAAAATTCGGCACCAGCACCGGCACCGTAACCGGCCTGGACGCGGGATAA
- a CDS encoding formylglycine-generating enzyme family protein produces the protein MKLNYRMALVFALLCAPALAAEPIAPAAAAALSTPTPEKSLTNSLGVKFVWIPPGTFMMGSPKEEKERKDDETLHKVTLTKGFYLGVDTVTQEQWTAVMGSNPSKFKGEKNLPVENINWNECQAFIKKLQQKDHKPYRLPTEAEWEYACRAGTTTPFYCGQTISTDQANYNGGYAYGDGKKGVFRERSMPVGSFSPNPWGLYDMHGNVWQWCQDWLGQKYSKEDVVDPIGTTGESRVIRGGSWIDNPLECRSAYRGGSRPGLRHSLVGLRLAFSID, from the coding sequence ATGAAGCTGAATTATCGGATGGCGCTGGTGTTCGCGTTGCTTTGCGCCCCGGCGCTTGCCGCGGAACCCATCGCGCCGGCCGCCGCTGCCGCACTCTCGACGCCAACGCCCGAAAAATCATTGACCAACAGCCTCGGCGTAAAGTTCGTCTGGATTCCGCCGGGCACATTCATGATGGGCAGCCCCAAGGAAGAAAAGGAGCGGAAGGACGACGAAACGCTGCACAAAGTGACGCTGACCAAGGGGTTTTACCTCGGCGTCGACACCGTAACGCAGGAGCAGTGGACGGCGGTCATGGGCTCAAATCCCAGCAAATTCAAAGGCGAGAAGAACCTGCCGGTCGAAAATATAAATTGGAACGAATGCCAGGCCTTCATCAAGAAATTGCAGCAGAAAGATCACAAGCCGTATCGGCTGCCGACCGAGGCCGAATGGGAATATGCATGCCGCGCCGGCACCACGACGCCCTTCTATTGCGGCCAAACCATCTCTACCGATCAGGCGAACTACAACGGCGGCTATGCCTACGGCGACGGCAAAAAGGGCGTGTTTCGCGAGCGAAGCATGCCGGTCGGGAGTTTTTCGCCCAATCCCTGGGGGCTCTACGACATGCATGGCAACGTCTGGCAATGGTGCCAAGATTGGCTCGGACAGAAATACTCTAAGGAAGACGTGGTCGATCCGATCGGCACGACCGGCGAAAGCCGGGTGATCCGCGGCGGCTCGTGGATCGATAATCCACTGGAATGCCGCTCGGCCTATCGCGGCGGGAGCCGGCCGGGCCTACGCCATAGTCTCGTCGGATTGCGTCTGGCATTCAGCATCGACTAA
- a CDS encoding DUF1592 domain-containing protein has translation MKHCVFAIFVLPFAAAALHAAELPKPAREFIESRCVECHDAESKKGGLDLESLSTRLDDPPIEARWTYVFDRVQRREMPPKDEAKPPADEVAAFLKSLGGFLSEHDAARHAATGRVPWRRLNRVEYENTVHDLLSIDIPLAGMLPEDGSAYGFDNVSEALRLSSTQIDSYLKAADAALDAALNFSPRPAFKKLRISYLDLPQIKEQLAKPTGSLTKDGSRFQQNYRALPDALVIFPNETYGGTLLRDAHADVSGMYRVRLSGYAYQSTGRPTVVAKLMVTNFARNRMAAAFDLPVGKPRVAEITMRMQKGELLFMSAAGCDFAADGTHVQDIGGEKYAGSGMAIQWVEMEGPLLDSWPLPSMRRLFGDLPIKAIVKPKRREIAYEVVSTNPTKDIGTLVAAFASRAFRRPVSEAETARYIQLAHDAVAEGGSLQSALRRAYKAILVSPEFLFLQENPGRLDDHALASRLSYFLWSTMPDDELLQLAAEGKLHEPATLRAQTDRLLADAKSEAFTENFCGQWLNLRAIDATTPDRALYPEFDELLQAAMVQETESFFDELLREDLGVATMIDSNFAMLNRRLAEEYGISGVVGEEFRKVPLSPGSHRGGLLTQASILKVTANGTLSSPVVRGNWVMRRLLGRITPPPPADAGTIEPDTRGATTIREQLAKHRRSQTCAACHKYMDPPGFALENYDVIGGWRETYRSRGKGKRAVDPLTHRGLQYCFGPPVDPSGELADGRKFDNIERFKKLLLDDQEAVARNLVNNLVAYSTGAGVTFSDRAKVQEILDRSKPHAYGLRTLIHELVQSPLFRSK, from the coding sequence ATGAAGCATTGTGTGTTCGCAATCTTCGTTCTGCCGTTTGCAGCGGCGGCTCTGCATGCCGCAGAACTGCCCAAGCCGGCTCGCGAATTCATCGAATCGCGGTGCGTCGAGTGCCACGATGCGGAGAGCAAAAAGGGGGGCCTCGATCTGGAATCCCTTTCGACGCGACTCGACGATCCGCCGATCGAGGCACGTTGGACGTACGTTTTCGACCGCGTGCAGCGGCGCGAAATGCCGCCCAAGGATGAGGCGAAGCCGCCGGCGGATGAAGTCGCCGCGTTTCTGAAATCGCTCGGCGGTTTTCTGAGCGAGCACGACGCCGCCCGGCACGCCGCAACCGGACGAGTGCCCTGGCGCCGGCTGAACCGCGTCGAATACGAAAACACGGTGCACGACCTGCTGTCGATCGACATCCCGCTCGCCGGAATGCTGCCGGAAGATGGTTCGGCCTATGGTTTCGACAATGTGTCCGAAGCGCTCCGGCTTTCATCGACGCAGATCGATTCGTATCTCAAGGCTGCCGATGCGGCCCTCGACGCGGCTTTGAACTTCAGCCCTCGGCCGGCGTTCAAGAAACTGCGGATTTCGTATCTCGATCTTCCACAGATCAAAGAGCAACTGGCCAAGCCGACTGGATCGCTCACCAAAGACGGTTCGCGATTTCAGCAGAACTACCGCGCCCTGCCCGATGCGCTGGTGATTTTTCCGAACGAGACCTACGGCGGCACGCTGCTCCGCGACGCGCATGCCGATGTGAGCGGCATGTATCGCGTGCGGCTATCGGGTTACGCGTATCAAAGCACGGGCCGGCCGACGGTCGTGGCCAAGCTGATGGTGACCAACTTTGCCCGCAATCGCATGGCCGCCGCCTTCGACCTTCCCGTCGGTAAACCACGCGTCGCGGAAATCACGATGCGAATGCAAAAGGGCGAGTTGCTGTTTATGAGCGCGGCCGGTTGCGATTTCGCCGCCGATGGCACTCACGTGCAAGACATCGGCGGCGAGAAATACGCGGGCTCGGGCATGGCCATTCAGTGGGTGGAAATGGAGGGGCCGCTGCTCGATTCGTGGCCCCTCCCGAGCATGCGCCGCCTGTTCGGCGATCTTCCGATCAAGGCAATCGTCAAGCCGAAGCGCCGCGAAATTGCCTACGAAGTCGTTTCGACCAATCCGACAAAGGACATCGGCACACTCGTAGCGGCATTTGCCAGCCGCGCGTTTCGCCGGCCTGTTTCCGAAGCGGAGACGGCTCGATATATCCAACTTGCCCACGATGCTGTGGCGGAAGGCGGGTCGCTGCAAAGCGCGCTGCGGCGGGCCTACAAAGCCATTCTCGTGTCGCCGGAGTTTCTCTTCCTCCAGGAAAATCCGGGCCGGCTCGACGATCATGCCCTCGCGTCGCGGCTTTCCTATTTCCTCTGGAGCACGATGCCCGACGATGAATTGTTGCAGCTCGCCGCGGAGGGAAAACTGCACGAGCCGGCAACGCTCCGGGCCCAAACCGATCGGCTGCTGGCCGATGCCAAGAGCGAAGCGTTTACCGAGAATTTTTGCGGCCAGTGGCTGAATCTTCGCGCCATCGACGCCACCACTCCCGATCGGGCCCTCTATCCCGAGTTCGACGAACTTCTGCAAGCGGCGATGGTCCAGGAGACGGAATCTTTTTTCGACGAACTGTTGCGAGAAGATCTGGGTGTGGCCACTATGATCGATTCCAACTTTGCGATGCTCAATCGCCGGCTGGCCGAGGAGTACGGCATATCGGGCGTGGTCGGCGAGGAATTTCGCAAAGTGCCGCTTTCGCCCGGCAGCCATCGCGGCGGCCTGCTCACCCAAGCGAGCATTTTGAAAGTGACCGCCAACGGCACGCTGAGTTCGCCCGTGGTGCGCGGCAATTGGGTGATGAGGCGCCTGCTTGGCCGGATAACTCCGCCGCCGCCCGCCGACGCCGGAACCATCGAGCCCGACACGCGCGGCGCGACGACGATCCGCGAGCAACTGGCCAAGCACCGCCGTTCGCAGACGTGTGCCGCCTGCCACAAATACATGGATCCGCCCGGCTTCGCGCTGGAGAATTACGACGTGATCGGCGGCTGGCGCGAGACGTATCGCAGCCGAGGAAAAGGCAAGCGGGCCGTCGATCCGCTTACCCATCGCGGCCTTCAGTATTGCTTCGGACCGCCGGTCGATCCTAGCGGCGAGTTGGCCGACGGCCGAAAATTCGACAATATCGAGCGATTCAAAAAGCTGTTGCTCGACGACCAGGAAGCCGTGGCCCGGAATCTTGTAAACAATCTGGTTGCCTATTCAACCGGCGCAGGCGTGACGTTTTCCGATCGGGCCAAAGTGCAAGAAATTCTCGATCGCTCGAAGCCCCATGCCTACGGTCTCCGCACGCTGATCCACGAACTTGTGCAAAGCCCGCTGTTCCGGTCGAAATAG
- a CDS encoding NAD-dependent epimerase/dehydratase family protein — translation MLTLVTGATGLVGNNVVRLLVERGEQVRVLVRANSGSGRGAQALEGLPVELSIGDVCDAESVRRACHGAQRVVHAAAMVQIGWTGLEAQRAINVGGTRNVVAAAAAEGARLLYVSTVNTLGLGDREHPADEETAGVEPVLCPYVITKREAERVVLDAAGSVAAGSVAAGSGLDAVIVNPAYMLGPWDWKPSSGRMLLQIAGGWAKLAPPGGNDFCDVRDVATGILSALARGQRGRRYILSGEYMSFLDAWRMFARIIGVKPPWFAARRPGLWVYGHAGDLWGKLTGREPELNSAAVEMAKLEHHYSYARAAAELDYRPRPALEAAEAAWAWFLEHRYA, via the coding sequence ATGCTGACTCTCGTTACCGGGGCCACCGGGCTTGTCGGGAATAATGTCGTGCGGCTGCTGGTCGAACGTGGGGAGCAAGTGCGGGTTTTGGTGCGCGCGAATTCCGGAAGCGGCCGCGGAGCTCAGGCTTTGGAGGGCCTGCCGGTCGAACTCTCGATCGGCGATGTTTGCGATGCCGAGTCGGTGCGGCGGGCTTGCCACGGCGCCCAGCGCGTCGTGCATGCCGCTGCGATGGTGCAAATCGGTTGGACCGGCTTGGAAGCACAGCGAGCGATCAACGTCGGTGGAACGCGCAATGTCGTCGCGGCCGCCGCGGCCGAAGGGGCCCGGCTGCTCTATGTTTCCACGGTGAACACGCTCGGCTTGGGCGACCGCGAGCATCCGGCCGACGAAGAGACCGCCGGCGTCGAGCCAGTGCTCTGCCCGTACGTCATCACGAAGCGCGAAGCGGAGCGCGTGGTTCTGGATGCGGCCGGCAGCGTAGCGGCCGGCAGCGTAGCGGCCGGCAGCGGATTGGACGCGGTGATCGTGAATCCAGCCTATATGCTCGGGCCGTGGGACTGGAAGCCGTCGTCGGGCCGGATGCTTTTGCAGATCGCGGGTGGTTGGGCCAAACTCGCGCCGCCGGGAGGCAACGATTTTTGCGACGTGCGCGACGTGGCGACCGGGATTCTTTCGGCGCTTGCGCGCGGTCAGCGCGGCCGGCGATATATCTTGAGCGGCGAATACATGTCGTTTCTCGATGCGTGGCGGATGTTTGCCCGCATCATCGGCGTGAAGCCGCCCTGGTTTGCCGCCCGCCGGCCGGGTCTATGGGTTTACGGCCATGCCGGCGATTTATGGGGAAAACTGACCGGCCGGGAACCGGAGCTGAACAGCGCCGCCGTGGAGATGGCAAAGCTCGAGCACCATTATTCCTACGCCCGCGCCGCCGCCGAACTCGACTACCGCCCCCGCCCCGCGCTCGAAGCCGCCGAAGCGGCGTGGGCATGGTTTCTGGAGCATCGGTACGCATGA
- the prfB gene encoding peptide chain release factor 2 (programmed frameshift) → MDKELSDRVASFHRRLVQLRDSLDFATKQAETAKIDEQMATAGFWNNQERAQAVVGQRKALNAIVKPMEELLRTDQELDALVEMAREDDTFVPELRSELDRAEPALADLELKSLLSGPHDANAAIMTINARDGGTDANDWAEMLLRMYTHWAQKQDYTVELLDRQDDDVAGIQSAAIIVRGPMAYGYLKGETGMHRLVRISPFNAEGKRQTSFAAVDVSPEVAEAAEVEIRDEDIREDVFRASGAGGQHVNKTSSAIRLTHLPTNIVVQCQNERSQHKNRATAYKMLRARLARMEEEKREAVQASKYMGKAKTGFGSQIRNYFLHPDQRVKDQRTGYYMGNFQNVLDGNIQGFLDAYLRWRVIGAAPESAKSDDD, encoded by the exons ATGGATAAAGAGTTGAGCGATCGCGTGGCGTCGTTTCATCGGAGGTTGGTCCAATTGCGGGATTCTCTT GACTTCGCTACGAAGCAAGCCGAAACCGCGAAGATCGACGAGCAGATGGCGACGGCCGGTTTTTGGAACAACCAGGAACGGGCTCAGGCCGTCGTCGGGCAGCGGAAAGCGCTGAACGCCATCGTCAAGCCGATGGAAGAACTGCTCCGCACCGACCAGGAACTCGATGCCCTGGTGGAAATGGCGCGCGAGGATGACACGTTCGTTCCCGAATTGCGCAGCGAATTGGATCGGGCCGAGCCGGCGCTGGCCGATCTAGAACTGAAATCGCTCCTCAGCGGCCCGCACGACGCCAACGCGGCCATCATGACGATCAATGCCCGCGATGGCGGCACCGACGCCAACGATTGGGCCGAAATGCTGCTGCGGATGTACACGCATTGGGCCCAGAAGCAAGACTACACGGTCGAGCTGTTGGACCGGCAAGACGACGACGTGGCCGGAATCCAAAGCGCCGCGATCATCGTCCGCGGGCCGATGGCCTATGGGTATCTCAAGGGCGAGACCGGCATGCATCGGCTGGTGCGCATCAGTCCGTTCAACGCGGAAGGAAAGCGGCAAACCAGCTTTGCGGCCGTCGATGTGTCGCCGGAAGTCGCCGAGGCGGCGGAAGTCGAAATTCGCGACGAAGATATCCGCGAAGATGTGTTTCGCGCGAGCGGGGCCGGCGGCCAACACGTCAACAAAACCTCGAGCGCCATCCGCTTGACGCACCTGCCGACGAATATCGTCGTGCAATGCCAGAACGAGCGCAGCCAGCACAAGAACCGCGCCACCGCCTACAAGATGCTGCGGGCCCGACTGGCTCGGATGGAAGAAGAAAAACGCGAAGCCGTCCAAGCATCGAAATACATGGGCAAGGCGAAAACGGGCTTCGGCTCGCAGATTCGTAATTACTTCCTACATCCCGACCAGCGTGTAAAAGATCAGCGAACCGGCTATTACATGGGCAACTTTCAAAACGTGCTGGATGGCAATATCCAGGGCTTTTTGGATGCGTATCTGCGCTGGCGCGTTATCGGCGCGGCGCCGGAAAGCGCGAAGTCCGACGACGATTAA